Genomic segment of Sphingopyxis sp. QXT-31:
GCAGTTCGACCCGCAGCGCATGATCTATACGCTGAAGTTCATGGACGGCAGCCAGGTCGTCGTCGTCTATGTCGACGCGCGCTCGGGCCGCATCGTCGGGCGCAAGCCCTGACATCGACGCGCAACACATTTGCGATGACCGCCCCGAGTGGTACAGATGAACAAAGCGACCGGGCCGACCCGGCTCGCGCTAGGAAAGGCGCCTGAATGCGAATCTTGATTGTCGAAGACGAGCCCACGCTGGGACCGCAGCTCAAGGCGACGCTGGAGGGCGCGGGTTATGCCGTCGACCTCGCGACCGACGGTGAGGACGGGCATTTCCTCGGCTCGACCGAAAATTACGACGCCGCGATCCTCGACCTCGGCCTGCCCGAGATCGACGGGCTGACCGTGCTCGACCGCTGGCGCCGCGAAAAGCGCAATTTCCCGGTGCTGGTGCTGACCGCGCGCGACAGCTGGTCCGACAAGGTGGCGGGGCTCGATGCCGGCGCCGACGATTATCTCGCCAAGCCCTTCCAGACCGAGGAACTGATCGCGCGCCTGCGCGCGCTGATCCGCCGCGCCGCGGGCAACGCGTCGAGCGAGCTGATCGCGGGCAAGGTGCGCCTCGACACGCGCTCGGGCCGCGTCACGCTCGACGGCGAGCCGGTCAAGCTGACCGCGCAGGAGTATAAATTGCTGTCCTACCTGCTCCACCACAAGGGCAAGGTCGTGTCGCGCACCGAGCTGATCGAGCATATCTACGACCAGGATTTCGACCGCGATTCGAACACGATCGAGGTCTTCGTGACGCGCATCCGCAAGAAGCTCGGCGCCGACATCATCACCACCATCCGCGGTCTCGGCTACCAGCTCGACGACCCGCAGGGCTAAGCCATGGCGGAGGCCGACGCCCCGGCCGGAACGGTGGACACCGAAGCCGCCAAGCCCGCCGCGCTGACGAGCCGGATCACCGGCTCGCTCGCGCGGCGCATGATCGCGATCGCGACGATCTGGATCTCGGTGCTGCTGCTCGGCGGGGGCTTCGCGCTCGACCGCGTGCTCACCGGCGCGATCACTCGCAACTTCGACTCCAGCCTCGAATATGTGCTGATCGCGATGATCCGTTCGTCCGAAATCGGCCCCGACGGCGAGGTGCGGCTGATCGACCCGCTAGGCGATCAGCGTTTCCTCGAACCTTACAGCGGCCTCTATTGGCAGATCAGCGGCGGCAGCCAGGAGCCCTATCGCTCGCGCTCCTTGTGGGAGCGCACGCTCAAGGCGCCGACCCCGCACGTCGACAACGCGCTCCACATCTACGACAGCGCGCAATTCCCCGAAGAGCAATTGCGCGTGCTCGAACGCAACGTCATCCTGCCGGGCAGCAAGATCAACTGGCGCTTCCAGATCGCCCAGTCGCGCGAGGCGCTCGACCTCCAGATCCGCGCGGTGCGCGCAACCTTGATCCCCAGCCTGGCGCTGCTCGGGCTCGGGCTGATCGTGCTCGCGGCGCTCCAGACCTTCTACGGCCTGTGGCCGCTCCGCCACATCCGCCGTGCGATCGCCGCGATGCGCGGCGGCCAGCACCGCCGCGTCGTCGCGCCGCTGCCGCTCGAGGTGCAGCCGATGGTCGACGAGCTCAACGCATTGCTCGCGCACAACGAAAAGCAGGCCGAGGAAGCGCGGCTCCACGCCGGCAATCTCGCGCACGCGCTCAAGACCCCGCTCACCGTGCTCGTCAACAGCGCGACGAGCGAAAAGTCGGAACTTGCCGAAACCGTGCGGCGCGAGGCGGCGACGATGCAGCGCCAGGTCGACCACCACCTCGCGCGCGCGCGCGCCGTCGGCCGCCGCGGCGCGGCGCAGGCCAGAGCTAACGTCCGCGACAGCGTCGACAGCGTGTCGCGCGCGGTGGCGCTGCTACACCCCGACGCCCGCCTTGACGCCTCGGGCGACAAGACGCTGGTCGCGCGCGTCGAGCGCCAGGATCTCGACGAACTGATCGGCAACCTGCTGGAGAATGCCGCCAAATATGGTGGCGGCAGCGTCTTTGTCACCGTGCAGCGCGACGGCGGCATGGCCGAAATCCTCGTCGAGGACGACGGCCCCGGCATCTCGCCGGTCGATCGCGTGCGCATCTTCGACCGCGGCGTTCGGCTCGACAGCGGCAAGCCGGGCACCGGGCTTGGGCTGGCGATCGTGCGTGACGTCGCCGAAATCTACGGCGGCAGCATCGCGCTCGAAGAGAGCGAGGATCTGGGCGGACTGTTGGTGCGGCTGCGGTTGCCGGCGGGGTAGGGGGCAGCGGCGGCTTCGGGGTGGGGAGCGGACGTTCCTAATCCTCCCTGCGGCGAAGCCGTGGGGAGGGGGACCGCCGAAGGCGGTGGAGGGGTCGATGCCCGAAAAGTTGGTCTAAGGCCGCTACCCCTCCACCATGCTTCGCATGGTCCCCCTCCCCATCGCTTCGCGACAGGGAGGATTACTACGTCCGCCACCGCCCGTTTCCGCCCCCGACGAAATAGGATCGCCAGCCGAAAATCACCGCTTTCCTAAACTATTTCGCTGTGTCAGCCTTCGACCGGCTCTTTGATTCGTCGATCACCGCCGCCGCTTCGCGACCGCTCCGAAACCCAGGCCTTAAGGGCACAAAGGTCACAATTCCGACCCGACGACCGGGGGCCTTTGTGACCTTAAGCCGCCGTCACCACCAGCCCGCGCTGCACCGCCGGCCGCGCGAGCCCGGCGTCGAGCCAGCGCTGGACATGGCCGAATCGCTCGAACCCGACGATCTCGGCGGCATCGTAGAAGCCGATCAAATTACGCACCCAGCCGAGCAGCGAAATGTCGGCGATGCTGTATCCTTCGTCGATGATCCATTCGCGCTCCGCCAGCCGGTCGTTGAGCACCCCGAGCAGCCGCGCCGATTCCGCCGCGTAGCGGTCGCGCGGACGCTTGTCCTCATAGTCCTTGCCGGCGAATTTGTGGAAGAAGCCGAGCTGGCCGAACATCGGCCCCGCGCCGCCCATCTGCCACATCAGCCACTGGATCGTCTCGTAGCGCGTCGCGGGATCGGCCGACAGAAACTGGCCGCTCTTGTCCGCCAGATAGATCAGGATCGCGCCCGATTCGAACAAAGCCAGCGGCTTGCCGCCCGGCCCGTTCGGGTCGAGGATCGCGGGAATCTTGCCATTGGGATTGAGCGCGAGGAACGCCGGATCGTGGCTCTCGTTCGCCATGATATCGATCCGGTGCGGCTCATAGGGCAGGCCGCTTTCCTCGAGCATGATCCCGACCTTCACCCCATTGGGCGTCGGCGCCGAGAAGAGCTGGAGCCAGTCGGGATGCTGCGCCGGCCATTTGGCGAAGATCGGGTGCGTCATGCGTCCTGCTCCCGCTTCGCCTTCTGGTGGTGGCGGATCACTTCCTCGATGATGAAGCGCAGGAATTTCTCGGTGAAATCGGGGTCGAGGTCGGCGTCGCGCGCCAGTTCGCGCAGGCGACCGATCTGGCGCTCCTCGCGGCCCGGATCGGCGGGGGGCAGGCCTTCGCGCGCCTTTAGTTCGCCGACCGCCTTGGTCACCTTGAACCGTTCGGCGAGCATATAGACGAGCGCCGCGTCGATATTGTCGATGCTCTGGCGGTAACGGCTCAGCTGGTCGTCCATGGTCGGCTCCTCTTATGCCCGGCACGCTTGGCACCGCGGGGGCGTCCAAAGCAAGCCGAAAGTCGTTGCAAAATGATGGCCCTCCGGCCAATGCGGCACCTGTCATGAGTGCCGAAATCTACCGCCTCCACGGCGACAAGCCGCCTTCGCTCGACCCGATGATGGCGCTCGTCGCCGCCGACATGAACGAGGTCAATGCGGTCATCCTCGACCGCATGCAGTCCGAAGTGCCGCTGATCCCCGAACTCGCCGGTCACCTGATCGCGGGCGGCGGCAAGCGCATGCGGCCGATGCTGACACTCGCCTGCGGCAAGCTGCTCGACTATCCGGGCCGCCGTCACTGCAAGCTCGCCGCCGCGGTCGAATTCATCCACACCGCGACGCTGCTCCACGACGACGTCGTCGACGGCTCCGACCTCCGCCGCGGCCGCAAGACCGCGAACATCATCTGGGGCAATAGTGCTTCCGTCTTGGTCGGCGACTTCCTGTTCAGCCGCGCCTTCGAGGTGATGGTCGAGGACGGTTCGCTCAAGGTGCTCAAGATTTTGAGCCGCGCGTCGGCGGTGATCGCTGAGGGCGAGGTCAACCAGCTCTCGGCACAGCGCCGGATCGAGACGAGCGAGGACCAGTATCTCGCGATCATCAACGCCAAGACCGCCGAGCTCTTCGCCGCCGCGTGCAAGATCGCTGCGGTCGTCGCCGAACGCGACGACGCGACCGAGGCCGCGCTCGACAGCTATGGCCGCAACCTTGGCGTCGCTTTCCAGCTGGTCGACGATGCGATCGACTATGTCTCGGACGCCGAGACGATGGGCAAAGGCGTCGGCGACGACTTCCGCGACGGCAAGGTCACGCTGCCGGTGATCCTCGCCTATGCGCGCGGCAATGCCGAGGAGCGCGAATTCTGGAAACAGGCGATCGTCGGCCACCGCAGCTCGGACGAGGACCTCGCTTATGCCACCTCGCTGCTCCACAAGCATGACACGATCGCCGACACGCTGGCGCGCGCGCGCCATTATGGCCAGCGCGCGGTCGATGCGATCGGCGGCTTCCGCGCCAGCCAGGCCAAGGCGGCGCTGACCGAGGCCGTCGCTTTCGCGGTCGCCCGCGCCTACTGAATATTCAGAATTTCCCGCGACAGCGGGATTCCATTTTTCTTCTTCGCGCCTTTGCGCCTTTGCGTGAAACCAGAAAAATCTCACGCAAAGGCGCAAAGGCGCGAAGAAGGATATAGGGGAGCTGGCGGAATGGCGATGATGGGTCCTGCGGCGGAAAGCCCTGACGCTTACATCGCTGCGCTTTCGCGATGGCAGCGCGAGCTCTGCGAGATGTTGCGCGCCGCCGTGCTACGCGCCGCCGCCTTCGACGAGACGATCAAATGGACCAACCTCGTCTTCCTGGCCAACGGGCCGTGCATCCTGATCCGCGCCGAGGAGCATCGTGTGCTGCTCGGTTTCTGGCGCGGCAAAAGGCTGCGCGAGATCGAGCCGCGGATCAAGGCGAGCGGCAAATATGAGCTCGGCAATCTTGTGATGACCGCGGAGACGGTGGTCGATCCCGCGATGGTCGAGCGGCTCGCCGCCGAGGCCTACCGGCTTAATTTCGAACTCGGCAATCCGTCGACAAGAACATGAGCCTCACGCTTCCGATCGACGCGGTGCTGCCCGATATCATGGCGGCGCTGACGCTGAAGCCCAATGTCGTCGTCGTCGCGCCGCCCGGCGCCGGCAAGACGACGCGCGTCGCGCCCGAAATATTGAAGCAGCCGTGGTGCAAGGGCGCGGTGTGGCTGCTCTCGCCCCGCCGCCTCGCCGCACGCGCCGCCGCCGAACGCATCGCCGAGGAGACGGGGACGAAGGTCGGCGAGCTCGTCGGCTACGCCACCCGCCTCGACAGCAAACAGTCGAAGGACACACGCCTGCTGGTGATGACGCCCGGGCTGTTCCGCAACCGCATCCTCGACGATCCCGAACTGGGCGGCGTCACCGCGGTGCTGTTCGACGAAGTGCACGAGCGCAGCCTCGACGGCGATTTCGCACTCGCGTTGGCGATCGACGCGCAGCAGGGTCTGCGCGACGACCTCCGCCTCGTCGCCATGTCGGCGACGCTC
This window contains:
- a CDS encoding response regulator transcription factor; the protein is MRILIVEDEPTLGPQLKATLEGAGYAVDLATDGEDGHFLGSTENYDAAILDLGLPEIDGLTVLDRWRREKRNFPVLVLTARDSWSDKVAGLDAGADDYLAKPFQTEELIARLRALIRRAAGNASSELIAGKVRLDTRSGRVTLDGEPVKLTAQEYKLLSYLLHHKGKVVSRTELIEHIYDQDFDRDSNTIEVFVTRIRKKLGADIITTIRGLGYQLDDPQG
- a CDS encoding sensor histidine kinase codes for the protein MIAIATIWISVLLLGGGFALDRVLTGAITRNFDSSLEYVLIAMIRSSEIGPDGEVRLIDPLGDQRFLEPYSGLYWQISGGSQEPYRSRSLWERTLKAPTPHVDNALHIYDSAQFPEEQLRVLERNVILPGSKINWRFQIAQSREALDLQIRAVRATLIPSLALLGLGLIVLAALQTFYGLWPLRHIRRAIAAMRGGQHRRVVAPLPLEVQPMVDELNALLAHNEKQAEEARLHAGNLAHALKTPLTVLVNSATSEKSELAETVRREAATMQRQVDHHLARARAVGRRGAAQARANVRDSVDSVSRAVALLHPDARLDASGDKTLVARVERQDLDELIGNLLENAAKYGGGSVFVTVQRDGGMAEILVEDDGPGISPVDRVRIFDRGVRLDSGKPGTGLGLAIVRDVAEIYGGSIALEESEDLGGLLVRLRLPAG
- a CDS encoding glutathione S-transferase N-terminal domain-containing protein, which translates into the protein MTHPIFAKWPAQHPDWLQLFSAPTPNGVKVGIMLEESGLPYEPHRIDIMANESHDPAFLALNPNGKIPAILDPNGPGGKPLALFESGAILIYLADKSGQFLSADPATRYETIQWLMWQMGGAGPMFGQLGFFHKFAGKDYEDKRPRDRYAAESARLLGVLNDRLAEREWIIDEGYSIADISLLGWVRNLIGFYDAAEIVGFERFGHVQRWLDAGLARPAVQRGLVVTAA
- a CDS encoding chorismate mutase, with product MDDQLSRYRQSIDNIDAALVYMLAERFKVTKAVGELKAREGLPPADPGREERQIGRLRELARDADLDPDFTEKFLRFIIEEVIRHHQKAKREQDA
- a CDS encoding polyprenyl synthetase family protein, whose protein sequence is MSAEIYRLHGDKPPSLDPMMALVAADMNEVNAVILDRMQSEVPLIPELAGHLIAGGGKRMRPMLTLACGKLLDYPGRRHCKLAAAVEFIHTATLLHDDVVDGSDLRRGRKTANIIWGNSASVLVGDFLFSRAFEVMVEDGSLKVLKILSRASAVIAEGEVNQLSAQRRIETSEDQYLAIINAKTAELFAAACKIAAVVAERDDATEAALDSYGRNLGVAFQLVDDAIDYVSDAETMGKGVGDDFRDGKVTLPVILAYARGNAEEREFWKQAIVGHRSSDEDLAYATSLLHKHDTIADTLARARHYGQRAVDAIGGFRASQAKAALTEAVAFAVARAY
- a CDS encoding DUF1801 domain-containing protein, with translation MLRAAVLRAAAFDETIKWTNLVFLANGPCILIRAEEHRVLLGFWRGKRLREIEPRIKASGKYELGNLVMTAETVVDPAMVERLAAEAYRLNFELGNPSTRT